One Erinaceus europaeus unplaced genomic scaffold, mEriEur2.1 scaffold_1133, whole genome shotgun sequence DNA window includes the following coding sequences:
- the MRGPRG gene encoding mas-related G-protein coupled receptor member G, with the protein MLGMWRTFVNVVFYLGLLVALAGLVANALVLWQLGLHVRRGPLSLYLLHLAAADLLFLGCHLGFSAAQWALGAAHDLHVPVTMMFLSAALWLLAVLGLERCLGLLLPGCWARRPAVTTAMLGGLAWVLGPLAALLPAKACGLLGPGRGLLGCLRSHVAALVWLLALGAVACGAGLLLCLWVCCCSRRGRPPLYGMVLGSALLLPFCGLPYVLHWSLRPLLHLLLSPFQPFATLLACVHASARPLLYFAAGHQPCRREPLRIVLQRALGEAAPGSAGGVALPMGVM; encoded by the coding sequence ATGCTGGGCATGTGGAGGACCTTTGTCAACGTCGTGTTCTACCTGGGCCTGCTGGTGGCGCTCGCAGGGCTGGTGGCCAACGCGCTGGTGCTGTGGCAGCTGGGCCTGCACGTGCGCCGGGGCCCACTGTCCCTCTACCTGCTGCACCTGGCGGCCGCCGACCTCCTGTTCCTGGGCTGCCACCTGGGCTTCTCGGCGGCTCAGTGGGCACTGGGCGCGGCGCACGACCTGCACGTCCCGGTCACCATGATGTTCCTGTCAGCTGCGCTGTGGCTGCTGGCCGTGCTGGGCCTGGAGCGCTGTCTGGGGCTCCTGCTGCCCGGCTGCTGGGCCCGGCGCCCGGCCGTCACCACGGCCATGCTGGGCGGcctggcctgggtgctggggccCCTGGCGGCGTTGCTGCCCGCGAAGGCCTGCGGCCTGCTGGGCCCCGGCCGGGGGCTACTGGGCTGCCTGCGCTCGCACGTGGCGGCCCTGGTCTGGCTGCTGGCGCTCGGCGCCGTGGCCTGCGGGGCCGGCCTGCTGCTCTGCCTCTGGGTCTGCTGCTGCTCCCGGCGAGGCCGGCCACCCCTGTACGGCATGGTGCTGGGCTCGGCGCTGCTGTTGCCCTTCTGCGGCCTGCCCTACGTGCTGCATTGGAGCCTGCGGCCGCTGCTGCATCTGCTGCTGTCCCCCTTCCAGCCTTTCGCCACGTTGCTGGCCTGCGTCCATGCCAGCGCCAGGCCCCTCCTCTACTTCGCcgctggccaccagccctgccGGAGGGAGCCCTTGCGCATAGTCCTCCAGAGGGCCCTGGGGGAGGCCGCCCCGGGGAGTGCTGGGGGGGTGGCCCTGCCCATGGGCGTCATGTAG